The following nucleotide sequence is from Cucumis melo cultivar AY chromosome 1, USDA_Cmelo_AY_1.0, whole genome shotgun sequence.
agttAAGAAACACTTTGAAAATGACATTTAGCTTCCAAGTTAAGCGTGCGTAACTTGGAAAATCATGATGATAAAGTCGTAGAGATGTAAGAGAATATTAGACCATAATATAAAAaactttcatatatatattacataatttaatttatattaaattgttAAAGTAAAAATCACTTTTAGTTCATCCACTCTTAGGGAAGTAACAAATTAACACATGGAATTTAAGGTGTGTTTGgaatacatttttaaatatttaattcaaaaaataagttattttaaataattttcacAAAAATGAATTTCTCAAAAATTTGCAATGGTTTAATAATTACAGAGTTAAAAGTAGAACCAAAACTAAAGGATAGAGAAATCAATGtgcataaattaaattatttatattttgtatctttattattttgaaaaaacttaaaaatactAAGGTATATGTTTTTTTAGAGATGAACATTAGCTAAACTTATATTGGAGTATAATATTCAATAATCAGGAAATTAGAGATTCTCTCCATCGgtaattattaaaagaaataaaattttaacctaaaaatattaataactgtgtaattaaattaaattaaatgaaatgaaaaagagaaggaaagaaagaaaaacgcGACGACACGAGAGTGGGTGGGGTGTgttgtattttttgtttgtaGAGAAGGGTCGTTCGAATCTGCGCTTAAAACCGGCGATGCGTTCTCTGCATCTGCAAGGCAGAATCTCCGCGTCTTATTcccttcattttctttgtttcttccTTTCACACTCTTTCTCTTCAAACCCTTAAAATTCCCTTTCTATATTCCCATGTTCTTTCATCTATTTCTTCACCTTCTACCTAATTTCTGATTATTCCCCATCTGGGTTCTCTCAATTTCATCCCCAAATGCCTTCTCTTTCTCCTCCCAACACCATCTCTCACTTTCTCCATCAGATTTCCTCTCTTTCCAATCCCTCAGACAGGGCCTCTACACTCCATTCTCTTATCACCAACTTGGAGGATGAAATGAAGAAGATCGATGCCTTCAAGCGCGAGCTTCCCTTATGTATGCTTCTATTGAACGATGGTTAGTTTCTTTCcgctttttctttgattttccTACATGGGTTTTTCgattttgtttgatttgttCTTGATGGGTTTTGGGATTCTCTGGATTTAAacgtttttttttccttctcctaTGTGTTTTGTGTTTTCTAGCTATCCTTGCTTTGAAAGACACTTCACTGCAATGtgcttcttcttgttcttctccAAAACGTAAGCCAGTTTTGGAGGAATTCATGTCATTGAACAAAGATTCTTCCGATGAGAATGAGAAGGAAGAGGATTGTAGAGATAAGAAGGAATGGATGAGCTCTGTTCAGTTATGGAAGACGGATGACTTGCAAAATACTCAAATCAAAACCAAGGTAGATAACGATAAAACTAACTCTGTGATTGATGTGATGTGTTGTTCTTGCATTTTTATGTCtgaaaatgaaatagtaaaAGTCTTGTTTGTTGTAAAATTATGGCCAATTCAATTAGGGTGAATGTTAttgaagagtttttttttttccctttgtgATAGAGGAATGAGGGGTGGGGTTATGTAGCTGCTGCAGAGGATCGGATTCATCGAAAGAAGAATGAAGAGGGATTATTTGTTGGGTTCAAGCCATCTTCTTCTGCTTTTCCAGCCTTGGCTGCTGTGAAGAAGGAAGAGAAGATTGAATCTCCCATTTGTGCACTTTCTTTAGTCACTCCCAACTTGAAGACTACTAGAGAAGAGTCGGTTTCCTGTGTTTTGCGGTCAAGTGGCAACCGAGCAACTTCTACTTCTGCTGCTGATATTCAATCGAATCTACGGACGGCGTTGCCACCTCAACAGCAGCCTGCCCGAAAGCAGAGGAGATGCTGGTCGCCAGAGTTGCATCGGCGGTTTGAGAATGCCTTGCAGCAACTTGGAGGTTCACAAGGTGAGAATTATACGTGGGATCATGAAAAGGATTTTTCATGCTTTTTACATGTTTGAATCAATTGCTAGTTGATTTTCAGTTTCGATGATCACTTTTCTGTTGACTTCTCGTATGAGAGATTGGGGGTTAATGGATGAATCAAATCAGTTCAACTAAGCTTAGAGTAGATCATCATAAGCATTTTGCTTGAACAAGAGCTATTAACATTTGTGATCACTGATcatttttcttgaaatttttttgCATTCAAACTGTTTCTAACTCGAGCGTTTTTCGATCAAATGCAGTTGCAACACCGAAGCAAATAAGAGAGTTGATGCAGGTAGATGGCCTAACCAATGATGAAGTAAAAAGTCATTTACAAGTAAGGACCCAAAAACATTAACATTCTAATTTGCGATTCATTTCCCTGAAAGCTTGATGACATTACAAAACTTCTAAATCAATGATGATAACGAGAACAATCGGTTGCTTGTCGATGCAGAAATACCGTCTTCATACCCGGCGACTTCCAACAACTCCAGCTGCCCGAGCTGCAGACCAATCTCCTGTTGTTCTAGGAGATTTATGGATGTCCCAAGATGGGTGTGGTGAATCATCAAAGGTGAGCAGTTCTCAGTCAGCATCACCTCAAGGGCCGCTCCAGTTCGCTGGAAACGGAGGGTATTCCACGACCGGTGGCtacagtatggaggatgatgaAGATACTAAATCCGAAAGCTATGACTACTGGAAATCTCAGGCTCACACTGGCAAAAGATGTATAAATATTTGAAGCATAAAATACAATACATTGGAATTTGTCAATTACTGAAGGATTGTCCCACACAGTACataaaagagaagagaaaagaagaaaaatgaagatcGATATCAAATATCAAATATCAAAAGCAGAGAGAATCTGAGAAGCTGTGAATTATTTTTGCAGGattagtttgattttttttttttttttttggaaagaatctgagttttttctttatatccttttgatttcttttttcttccttctcttgGGGAATTTGAGATTATAGTTTCTCAAGATGTTGtttgtattgaaaaaaaaaagttatatatttcatctcttcattTTTATCAAATTTACATCTTCCCACACTCTAAAGTTCATATATTTCTGTGCTTCTCTCGTGCTATAGCAAGTTTGAGTTTCCATTATGCTGCAAAATTTGATTGGAACCAACAACAATATCCTTTTTAACTCGTCCAGCTGATCTACCAATTTAAGAGAAATAActcaaaatcaaaactaaaacGGACTAAGACATGAAATGAAATTGAAATGGTTCGAAAAATACTTTTGGTTTTAAAGTTTGATTGAGAGATGATAATTTGTATGCTCAAATGATGTTTTGGTTGTGTTATTTTCCCATTTAGGAAAAGAAGTTTTGCAAAAAGTCACCACTTtttcatcatttaaaaaaaacaacattatTAATGTTCCATGTGATTCGAATTCTCTGATTAGGAAACAAGTATTCAATGCTCCATGTGATTGTAATGAGacagattttcttttcttaattttttttaaagaaaaaaacagaatTCAAAACCAAAAGAACACATCCTTTTAACCCCAAATcaatttattttatcttttaagcAAATGACTAAAAGGAATCAATTCATGAATATACATCATTCATATgaaaaaagttataaaatttatatactTACATGTTATGTTATATGTGAGTTAAACTATGCTTATTTTATCGTAAAGTTTGGTTTTGCATTGAACTTCCGATTTCTGTAAATGGGCAACTAACATGGAACCATATGTGATTCATTGAACTTTGACCTAACTTTGTATTTTTATTGGTACCTAATTTTGCTAATGTGAAGAGGGAGGAGGGGATAAGGAATAAGGAATCTATTTGGAAAAACATttgggaagaaaaagaaaaaagatttggTGTTGACAGAACAAGATCCGAACTTATcatatgaaaattaaaataagagtattttatcaaaatatgttctatttttgtattattatttttttgggaTTTTATTGTTTGATGTTAAGAAGATAAGTGATGGggacattattattattattattattattctttccaatTTAGATTACTTTAACTTGAAAAAGTATCCAACTTTGTACTTTTATCTCAAGGGAActgtttgttttggttttagAACAAACATAAATGATTGTGCCAAAGCTTTCTTCACAATCTTTTATCTTCATACTCACTTCTCGTCTTTAGTTCTAATAGAAAGAAAATTCTTTCATCAatacttttttatatttatatatttgaattaCACTAATGTATTCTTGTTttgataatatatttaaaagttaaattgtAGGTTCGACTCATAAACTTAAGGTTATGTTGATTACAAGAACTGATAACACGATTTTCATGTCATTTGATGTTGACGACGGAGATGTTAAATGTCTCTGTTGAATTACTGATATATGGGAGAACAAGtgttatttatttatcaaattaTAAGTATTGTCTTAATTATAGAATTAGgtaaaattttgagattttagaGTTTTAAAATCACTAAGGATGTTTCCAAGATACACATAATTTACAGTTAATAAACCCACTAATATTGAATAGATAAATTTGTGAATTTTGTACAAAAACTTTGTtgcattaaattaaaataaatgagtTTACTTAAGAATTTAACACTGTTTTAATTTGGAGTTTTAGATTTAAGATTTTTTAACTACCAAATTCtgattaaaaatattaaataattaaaatacatatttattttaaaattaaacaaatataactaaattaaaataaaacattaaaataagtgaaaaaattaatttatcaaCTTTTAAGAGTTATTAATAGTCaagtataaaaataatatcaatTTTAGCAAACGAACTACCAAATTAAATAGAATTATATATCtgtttctatataaaaaaaattgctaaataaattaacttttacattaaaattttattttaaaaatacatctATAACTTGAAGAAAGTTAGGATACGGATTTAATAGTTTGACAACATGACTTTAAAAAATAGTTATCTACTTCGATGTAGACTATTATGAAGTTTTATAAGAGAATGAGACTAAACtataaaaacaaccaaattttTAATTCTAATATTCTCCCAACTTTTATCGATACTAAAATTTGCAAATTCACCAATAAACTTTCACCAAATTCAAAAATTCTAACCCTTTTACATGACTAAATTTGTTTTAGTCTCCGACTATTTGATGAAAATGTGAAGTTCTATGAATTctaagttttaaaataataaaaaacaaaattctaaTTTGGTTAGAACCACcgaatttataatttaacccaCAGTAAACTTTCGACAAATTGGAAGGCTTTTAACCATTGACATGGCAGAAGGCAAAATGATGAAGAATTAATggtcaaaatttaaaaagagaTTAAAGGATGATGAATGAATGAGAATGTAAACAAAAGTATGTGTTTGGATGGGATTTGAACCTAAAATGATGGGGAAAAGGTGTGTTGATTGGTGAACTAATTATTAAAAACAATGAAATTAAAGGGAATGGTGGTTTTAAGAAAGTAGAGGAATTGGGAGAATCTTATGGGAGACATGGTATCATGAGGGACACAGCCCCACTTTCAAACACAAAACACATTTACTCCCCCATTCcatttttttattagagattcctttgtttgtggggatttttctttctttttttttttctaaaataaaaatgcaaTGTTACATTATATgttgttaaaataaaaaaaatatacttaAATAAAGATATGTCGGTGACCTAAAACAAAAAGTAAGATCATACAATTCCAAATCACCTCTATTACAAACGTTATCTAGTCTCAATTCGTGTAGCTTACTTTTGTGAAATGTCAAAAGATagaattttataaatttagagagaatgaatatattttttttaatcaaatgtAAGGTTGTTAGTTAGTCTTGCACGAAAGAATAGAAAGGAAGCAactaagaaaataataataataaattttgaaaagtgATTTGTATGATTGAATTTCACTATAGTTTTACCCCTTTTGAGATtcttatgtttcttttttttgaagACTATGTCAAAGGTCCCAACAAAACCACCCTCCTTAGGCAAGAAACCTTCTTGGTATTGAAATGAAGATTTGAGAATGAAATAGAATTTGTGTTTAATTTAATGGCTAAAATATTTAACTTATAAAAATATTGTTCGATTTTAGATAGTATATTTTTCCAATATCTTAAATTTAACCTTGACAGTTTGTTTACtattggtttttttaaaaagcaaaatattattttttaattttttaagcaATCTACATGTTTgtatttcaaaaataataataataataaataatattattattatttaaataatttttcaataaaaattaacTTTAAAAGACCAGAGATCATTAAAAATATATGtactaaaattgaacaaacttTAAAGTATATatctaaaatgatattttaattaactaaatatttaattattttattaatgatgAAAATTATATTTAAGAGACTAAATTTATGATATATTACAAGtattgaaaaggaaaaataaattaatatgcGAATTCAAAGTAATACTTTAACCAAGTATTGGTTGATATAATAGTATGAATCTAACAAGTTTTACCAACTAATAataatcattttcatttttacaccattatttttatttgttacttTTAGCAATAATATTTCCATTTTTACTCACTCAACAATCCTCAAAAGGTGTTGGTATGCATGACAATTGTGCTTAGGAACACATATTTGATTCTTACTTGCCATCTAAAATGTGTCTACGTTCGTCAATCTTCAATTGTAATTAATCGAATGAACAACTAATGATAATATGATTAATTGCAATAACACCAAATTAGTTCTAAACTTTTATTTGAATTGACTATTTAAGCATAGCTTAAAAAGGATATTGATTACCTTCATTTTGTGTCATAAGTTTTGAGTCtaatttttattagttttttaggttttaaaatattattattttatcattgaattttaaatttaattttcattggtctttcaaatttaaaatatatatacatagttttgagtttgtttttattttgtccATAGGTTTCATATGTGTAGGTGATGATTTTTAAAGGAAATCGTAATTGATGGTCCAAGAATAGATTTGTTTATAGAAGTTTAGGGTTTTGAATCATAGAATTGTAGGTATCACATGATATTTATGAAAAAGGAGTGTAATAGGGAGTATTAAATTGACATATCTAAAAAAGTtcaaagtttaaattgatataaatcGTTAGCGTTTAGAGTTTTAGTTGATACAATCTTCAAAGTTTAGGGATATACGATATaatctttttcttaaatattaaaataaaatcctTACCATGCTATTTTgattaataaagaaaattaaatttaacacACCAAGTGGCCTATTAGCTCAGTTGGTTAGAGCGTCGTGCTAATAACGCGAAGGTCGCAGGTTCGAGACCTGCATGGGCCAAATTCCAATTTATGAGGCAAGATGATTAATTTAAGTGatatttgaaatttatatatatatatatatctaacaATTTTTAACTTTGTAAATATTTGAAGTTTCTTTATTTAAAAGAATTCACTTTTATTTTACCGCTAAATATAACGTTCTGCCCACAACTCCATGGCAGAAGACACCGAAGCTCAAGTTCAAAGTCCAAAACTCGCCAAAGCATGAGTGCCATTGTTGATGGCTTTCTTCTCTCGCTTTTGCTCTTTAAAAACTTTATATCTGCCCTTGGAAACATCAGCCAAATTTCTACAATTATGTGCAGCTTCAACTTCCACTTCGACCCAAACAATCTCATCAACCAGGAAGACTTTCTCTCATATGTTTCAGGAATGCTCCAACCGGAGAGCTCTAAAACCAGGTAAGGAAGCTCATGCCCATATGATTCTATCTGGGTTCACTCCCACTGTGTTTGTAACCAATTGTTTAATCCAAATGTATGTCAAATGTTGCGCTTTGGAATATGCATTCAAGGTGTTTGAGGAAATGCCACACAGGGACATTGTGTCTTGGAACACCATGGTTTTTGGCTGTGCAGGGG
It contains:
- the LOC103495215 gene encoding transcription factor HHO6, which codes for MPSLSPPNTISHFLHQISSLSNPSDRASTLHSLITNLEDEMKKIDAFKRELPLCMLLLNDAILALKDTSLQCASSCSSPKRKPVLEEFMSLNKDSSDENEKEEDCRDKKEWMSSVQLWKTDDLQNTQIKTKRNEGWGYVAAAEDRIHRKKNEEGLFVGFKPSSSAFPALAAVKKEEKIESPICALSLVTPNLKTTREESVSCVLRSSGNRATSTSAADIQSNLRTALPPQQQPARKQRRCWSPELHRRFENALQQLGGSQVATPKQIRELMQVDGLTNDEVKSHLQKYRLHTRRLPTTPAARAADQSPVVLGDLWMSQDGCGESSKVSSSQSASPQGPLQFAGNGGYSTTGGYSMEDDEDTKSESYDYWKSQAHTGKRCINI